A single region of the Ziziphus jujuba cultivar Dongzao chromosome 10, ASM3175591v1 genome encodes:
- the LOC112491256 gene encoding uncharacterized protein LOC112491256, whose amino-acid sequence MDIICGRIGLETKSLSTLPSAEDIITIKMIDNQLNTRRSFWINGHIKVTNLIQHFWYLSCEKCTKATGYEFEQRFNCLYCRHDQVKAMPRCRVIVDLIDESSSLNATLFGNQAEKFLGCTAYELMNKSDGDSVKDIEKIATLSSSHKLLIQVKASKHEYRDITRWKDTILSVCDTISKEINTLTQTDTSNDAEVSQVLEIVEEQSGKSLGITELRDISGSVDNAKIEQMSNEDKVLADLVSKPTARNNATKKLKLMISKSAGEANPIALNLESSHLQFGEGSRKQFAELKDNA is encoded by the exons ATGGACATAATATGTGGAAGGATTGGTCTTGAGACAAAGTCACTGTCTACACTTCCTTCTGCTGAGGACATCATTACCATTAAGATGATAGATAATCAACTTAATACG AGGAGAAGCTTTTGGATCAATGGTCACATCAAAGTGACAAATTTGATTCAACATTTTTGGTACTTAAGCTGTGAAAAATGCACAAAAGCAACTGGATATGAATTTGAACAGAGGTTTAACTGCTTGTATTGCAGACATGATCAAGTTAAAGCTATGCCAAG GTGCCGAGTCATTGTTGATTTGATAGATGAGTCTTCATCATTGAATGCTACATTGTTCGGAAATCAAGCTGAAAAATTTCTTGGTTGCACTGCATATGAGTTGATGAATAAATCTGATGGG gattctgttaaagatattgaaaaaattgccACATTATCCAGTAGTCATAAGCTTCTAATTCAAGTTAAAGCATCTAAACATGAATATCGTGATATTACAAGATGGAAAGACACAATCCTTTCTGTTTGTGATACTATTTCAAAAGAAATCAACACATTAACACAAACAGATACTTCAAATGATGCTGAAGTTAGTCAAGTTTTAGAAATTGTTGAAGAGCAAAGTGGAAAATCATTAGGCATAACTGAATTGAGAG ATATATCTGGAAGTGTTGACAATGCTAAGATAGAGCAAATGAGCAATGAAGATAAAGTCCTAGCTGATTTGGTTTCAAAGCCTACTGCAAGAAACAATGCAACAAAGAAACTAAAGCTGATGATTTCCAAAAGTGCAGGTGAGGCAAATCCAATAGCGCTGAATCTTGAAAGTTCTCATTTACAATTTGGTGAAGGGAGTAGGAAGCAGTTTGCCGAGCTTAAAGACAATGCTTAA